The region ATAGCTTAAGGAAGTTTTCAAAAGGGAATGTCCTTTTGTTCCTATTAATAACATCTTCATCATCCTCGCTCCCTCCGGTGATGTCCACACTCATTTCCACCCATCCAAACGTTAAGAACCTTTCAGAAGCCAATGTCACTCTCACCTCCAGAATCAAATCTTTTCTTACTACTTCAGGCCACGCTAATCTCATTGTCCCTTCACCACagattattattttatatctctgtttatgaaacattttaatcTTGAGTGGTTTCCTCAGTCAATTCATAATTAAACTCAGGTCTATTTTAGACTAGTGGTGGCCAGAGGACCAGACTGATGTGCTGACGACCGTTTTATAATACGTGAGCTTTGGAGCAGGGTGATTTCTGGCTCTGGCCAAATTCAACCTTCTTTTCCCTGTGGTATAGATCCGTGGATGGAATCCAAACCatcttacaccacacacacacacacacacacacacacacacacacacacacacacacatacagaaactTTTAAAGTGAGCTCAACCATCTAATATACTAACTCAGAGTCCATTCAGTTCAGAGTCATGACTCCAAAAACAGCAAGAAGGGATGGGCTAGGTCTGCAGCCCACATTGAGTATTTGACTGTACAGTTATTGGATTGTGTTTCCTCGCAATATCATTTAGTTACTTGAAGTAGAATCAAGgtcataaaatttcatttttttaaagtgtatagaACTCAAAACATTACCAGAAATGTAAGAGGTATTCAAAAGCTGTAAATGGCTTAACCAAGGCACCTGCCACTATCCCCATCATGGTTCACATCAATAGACAAGTCCTTATGGAGATGTGAATGAAGGCATCTCCTTGTACCACGGTGTTAGTGAAGACAGACTTCTCATGGGGTCTCCTCAAGTAGAAATAAGGAATGGGAGCTTTCTTAGTTGATTCCCAAAATATTTGACTATCAGAAACAGTGGGGGAAATTGTTAAAAGCTTGGATTTCTCTATCCCATCTCATGTTAATTTAAGCACAATCATATGGACAGAAGTTTTGAATAAGGAATGTAGGATCCATGTTCCAGCCCAAAAATGAGTCCAATAATGGGTTTTCCTCAGCTCCTGTGAAAGCTAAGAAGGTCTCAGTTGGAAAGCACTGCTGATATCCATCATAATTTCCCTAAAGCTTGTGGTTTTCTTCTCGGTGGTAGAGAAAAGAGTTCAGCCCTCACCACCTCTCCCCAACCAGAGAGACAAGCCCAGCTTAAGTGTGATCTTAATAGGTTTCTCTAGAATAtagcccttttctctttctcctcttcttagtCCCCTATGTCAATGAATTCACTAATTTGATCCACATTTATTTGGTACCTACTGTGAGTCAGGCACCCTTCAATGTACTAAGgatatggaagaaaaaagaatgtgtaaAAGGAAGTTTAGATTCTACTgggaaatacaaaaacaaaagtgaaaaaaatatgtaaaaataaattttgaaattttgaaggaaaaaaaaaggtaaatcttGTGATGATAAGAATCCAGGGTGATTGCAGAGAGAAGTCCCTGGAATAAATGGAGCTCTTTTAGATTTAGTGGTcagaaaaggtttttttctgGAAGTAGCATGAAAGAGGAAGACATAAAATGCCTGGGACTCCAGAGTCCAGACAGAGGACAGGGTTCCATGCAGAGAACAGAAGGTATGAAAGCTGTGAGGTGGGGACAAATTCTTGTGGTCctcaattaaaaggaaaaaaaaaaaagaagtctaacAGGCTAAAAGAGGTGGAGAAGGAGATAATGGTTTGAAATAAGGTAGGCAGGTCCAGATGATAAAATGCCTTGCGACGACAGAAAGGAGCATGGGTTTGGTTTGAAGTGTAGTtggaagccattggagggtttgaaagaaagaaatggtgtGATCTCATCACCTccaagaaatacattttgaggAATATAGATGTGTGcatttacacatatgtatatacatataattatgtatatattatataaagatatatttcaGGAAGATATTCACATACTTGTAGAGGTTTCCAAGGTAAAACCCATAGCCATTTGGAATCTTGTAACATTTCTGATGAAGCCGTTTTGCTTGGATTTATGACAAAATGGAGCATGGATGGCTTCCTTTCATTTACACAGTTTCTAGAGCAGCTTATTACCattgcattttccaaaatagatttttattttcccatcttGTAAAAATGTGATTGTTATTTATGTAtctttcatttgtctccagatGTTCAGCTTAGCGACAGTCAATCAAACTGATGAGTTATGAAATGAAACTAATAGTAACTCAAGTTTCCCAAATCACTGGGACAGAAAGCAACATAGAATTCATTTCTGGAATTCCAGGATGGCGGAGCTCCCCACGCATAGCTCGACCCAGCATCAACCCCCTCAGGTGTGAGAGCTGGGTCATCCTCTGGGGCCTCACATCCATGGGTCACAGAATCGGCTGCAGGTTGCGGTGCTGGACATTTAAGACTCTAGTCTGACACTTCTTCTTGGGAAGTGGGGGGCATTCATGACAGTGACTATGGAAACAGAGGATGACTATTTACCTCAAATTGGCACATAtggctattttttaaatctgctgGCATTTTAATCAACCCACTTCCAAAGAAAGATATGACTGAATCTCCTGTCTGGGGCACAGAGGCATGCTAGACGTCATCTAACCAATTTCCCTTCCCTAGATAATCCTGCAATTGAACAAGCCCATTCAGTCTACACTGTACAAAGCACTTCCTCAAAAAACTGTATCTTTGCTTGTCTTGGAAAATACATCCCACAATCTTAACTACTTCTGTCAGAGTTGCTATCTTTCCAGGATGATAAGTGAAAGAAGAGGTAAACGGACAACTTGTCCTCTCCAGTTCTGCCGTGTTTTGCCAAGTTCGCCAGACTGTGTCACCTTGGGTAAGTCCCTGCACCTCCCTAGTGCACAGTCCATTCATCAACAGAATAAGGAGATGGGATTAATTGACTTCCAAGGGACAGTCTTCCAAATAGTGTTCTTTTTGCCTCGACTGTTTGTTTGCTTCCCCCTGTCACATATTATAAGGCTGAGAAAAGGGTCTTCCTCGTCCTAGGAATTTTATTACAGTCTCTCACACATATGAAGGTTACGATAGATGTGCcactcaatattttattttcctttagggCAAAATACTGTGTTTACTTTCATTAGGTTTCACAATTTCAGCCAATGTGGGATCATGAAAGTAGGAACACCAGGGCAGGCAGACGATGATGCGATTACAACGAATACTTCCACCTCTTGCCAATCCAGAGAGCTTCCGGAGCCATCATGAGAGCTGGTGATTCAAGTcagtgcttcattttttttttttattgcttttcactctttatttctgtttatgtctttttaaagtaTCCCCACGCTCTTTAACTTTCAGACGAAGTCTTAGTTTGCCAAGCCAGAGAGCCCACTTGCAATATTAAAGGAGATCAATACTATTTTGGATAAATTCACACTATCCTTCTCAAAATGCAGGGGTTAAAGCAAGATTAAATGTGGTAGCATAACTTTTGATTATCTGTGTGACATGATTTAGTAAAACAGCAGATCATTCAGAAATCATTCATATTTGGCCTTGAGATGTATTAGAGGCTGCATCTTTGATCTCCCTTTCTAATTATGTTTTGCTTTGGTCTaatcttaaagaaataatttgcATTCCCAAAGCACATATCAAGTAACAACCGAGAAAAGGGACTTAGAAAAAGGCAAGGCAGAGAGAACCAGGGTAAGCTTTTCAAATGCCGTGGAAAAGTCATAAAGCAAGTGTGTATACAGAGATTCCAGATTTCATTAAATTTCCCCTTTGTTCTGTAAGCTGACTTCTCTGTCTTAAAATTCTGTCCATTCCTCTCCTCCTCAAAACCAAAGTCACTGAAGATCAGTGAATAAACATGAATTTGGGAGTAGCTTCTACAAATGCAGAGTCATAGAGAATGCACATGGAGCAACAAATCTCTTTGTCATTTAGAAGCTTCCAATCAACGCTGACCCATGAACCTAAAACGTATTCAGGGTAGAGAATAAGAAATGACAGCACCCCCAAAATATCTCAGAATTATTCACTGTTTGATTGTTGTGGTGCCGAGCATCCTCATTCTAAGAGTAGAAAGGAAGATCAGTAAACACTACAAAACTGAGAGCTTTAAACAGGGGCGTTTGAAATGGGGTTTTAAGTCTGAGCAAGatttgaataaatggaaagaagagagaaaaacatttcagattctggtgtccagaaaaaaaaaaaaaaaaagaaagttggaaACCCAGGAAGCAATACAAATACTCATTATATTGGGGCAGGAGCTGGGCAAACAATTTATTTTACCCATAAATTTCAAGTAAAGAAACTTGAATCAAGATTAACTAAAAAACTGGAAATGAAAGAGAGTGAATTGCCCCAGACAACAGTGGATGTCAGTTGCTGAAATTCATTGTCTTCTTCCAGTGAAGCACAGTAGCTGGATTGAAAAGAATTCTGAAGTCTAACAACATTTGAAGCTCTGTGCTGAGGTAGGGGCGATCAAATCCCATGCTTTAGGGCATCAGGGTTTTGCTGAAGGGCCCTAGTAAGGATTTTTACCCAGTCTCATTGTCACGTAACATCAAGAAAAAAGCTGTGTTCAAGATCAGGTTACTGATGTCCTGGGTGAGCACAGCCTTAgacaaaaaatacatttctacGGACTTTGATGTATTTCCACTTTCCCATACCTCAAAACTCAGAGAATCCCCCAAAACCTCTGCCTGCTTAGATCCTCGTCATCGGGACCAACTGGAGAAGTGATGCCAGCAATGGGAACCTCGCTGCTTTTCAGAAAACATGACGGTAAATTACGCTTCTCATACATTTCACCAACTGCAGGTGCCGATCCTATGGGATGTTTAGTTTTGCATGCGGCCCGGGAGTAGGGACAAAGAATGAGGACAGGGATGAGGTGGGAGAGGACTGGAGGaatggataaaaagaaaaattaaacttcaTACTCCCCTATCTTCAGACAACTTACAGATGACTTGCAGAGGCAAGGTAATGGCACAagacacacataaaaataaaaaaaaagatgtaataaagtggggataataaaagACAGTAAGGTAAGTCTGAAGACAGCATGGTATGAAGTAAACTATAGGTTAATATCAAAACATGTGGAGAAGACACGGTGACAATGAAGGAGGAAATTACTTTTTTCAGTGGCATTATTTAGTGACAGGAAGGGGAGTGGAGGAAAGAAGGCCAGTCTATGCCAAGATGAGGACCAGGCAGGCAAGCATGTCTGGGTCCCTTACTTTAGCAGATGTGTATCTATAATTTTTCTatgagttaaatatttttattcttactttacaggtgaggaagtcAAGGTGTAGTGAGGTGAGTCAATTTGTTCAAGACGACACGATTATCTAGTTGGTAGAGTTAGGTTAAAACTTGGTTGTGGCTTTTCACAAGTGTCCGCGGAGGCAGCCAGTGCTCCCTGCACCGCTCTCCCAGGCCCTCCAGGAGCTGGAGATGAACTCGGGCCTCAAGGCCCAGCTGTGGGAGCTGAACATCACAGTGGCCAAGGAAATTGAAGTTGCTGGTGGTCGGAAAGCTATTATAATCTTTGTTCTGGTCCCTCAACTGAAATCTTTCCAGAAAATCCAGCTCCGGCTAGTGCGCGAGTTGGAGAAAAAGTTCAACGGGAAGCACGTTGTCTTTATTGCTCAGAGGAGAATTCTGGCTAAGCCAACTCGAAAAAGCCATACCAGATATAAGCGAAAGCATCTCAGGAGCTGCACTCTGACAGCCGTGCAGGACATGATCCTGGAGGACCTGGTTTTCCCAAGTGAGACTGTGGGCAAGAGAATTCGCGTGAAACTGGATGCCAGCTGCGTGAGAAAGGCTCATTTGGACAAAGCAGGACAATGTGGAACATGAGGTTGAAACATTTTCTGGTGTCTGTAGGAAGCTCACGGGCAAGGAtgttaattttgaattttcagagtttcaattgtaaacaaaaatgactaaataaaacagtattcacaaaacaaacaaacaaacaaacaacttggGTTTGTCTAAACCCAAAGTTTTTGCTTTTCCCCACTCACGAGCAAGGCATGGGCTGATTCTGAAAATGAGAACTCCATCTTGAGATGACTTTAGTTATAATCAGAGCTCAAGATGATTCCAGTTAGATCTTCATGGCAtgagaagagaagagacagagagaaagagtgaatgagacagaaacaaagacagacacagagagaaat is a window of Camelus bactrianus isolate YW-2024 breed Bactrian camel chromosome 24, ASM4877302v1, whole genome shotgun sequence DNA encoding:
- the LOC105071657 gene encoding small ribosomal subunit protein eS7-like; translation: MNSGLKAQLWELNITVAKEIEVAGGRKAIIIFVLVPQLKSFQKIQLRLVRELEKKFNGKHVVFIAQRRILAKPTRKSHTRYKRKHLRSCTLTAVQDMILEDLVFPSETVGKRIRVKLDASCVRKAHLDKAGQCGT